One Edaphobacter bradus DNA window includes the following coding sequences:
- a CDS encoding anthranilate synthase component II gives MVFVLDNYDSFTYNLVQYMGELGAEIVVHRNDELTPAQVEALGPDRILISPGPCTPQDAGISIDLIRHFAQAKKQIPILGVCLGHQAIGAAFGGQVVRAAKLMHGKTSEIEHDGKTIFRGIPPKMTCTRYHSLIVADEGLPKELEVSARTLDGETIMALRHRDLPIEGVQFHPESVLTTHGKQLIENFLKM, from the coding sequence ATGGTCTTCGTCCTCGACAACTACGACTCCTTCACCTACAACCTGGTGCAGTACATGGGCGAGCTGGGCGCGGAGATCGTCGTTCACCGCAACGATGAGCTCACTCCCGCCCAGGTGGAGGCGCTGGGGCCGGACAGGATTCTCATCTCGCCGGGGCCATGCACTCCGCAGGATGCTGGCATCAGCATCGACCTTATTCGTCACTTTGCGCAGGCGAAGAAGCAGATTCCAATTCTCGGAGTCTGCCTTGGGCATCAAGCCATCGGCGCGGCCTTCGGCGGTCAGGTGGTCCGTGCGGCGAAGCTGATGCACGGCAAGACCAGCGAGATCGAGCACGACGGCAAGACCATCTTTCGCGGGATTCCCCCGAAGATGACCTGCACGCGGTATCACTCGCTGATTGTGGCCGACGAGGGACTGCCGAAGGAGCTTGAGGTCTCGGCGCGAACCCTCGACGGCGAGACGATCATGGCGCTGCGGCACCGCGATCTGCCGATTGAGGGTGTCCAGTTTCACCCGGAGAGCGTGCTGACGACGCACGGCAAGCAACTCATCGAAAATTTCCTGAAGATGTAG
- a CDS encoding class I SAM-dependent methyltransferase yields MDRQYVQFGCGMCAPATWKNFDAGPAFWLQSRFPFLTPLLVKRGFPDYPRNIQYGDVIKGLPVPPQSADAVYCSHVLEHMTLEEFRVAVRNVFNYLRPGGTFRLVLPDLEQLIKSYVNDPSPEASSRFMRETYLGETNLPRGLRAMPTALFGRARHLWMWDYKGIAEQLAEAGFTNIRRAQLGDSPDPRFSEVESEGRWTGCLGVDCKRP; encoded by the coding sequence ATGGATCGCCAATACGTGCAGTTTGGGTGTGGAATGTGTGCTCCGGCAACCTGGAAAAACTTCGATGCGGGCCCTGCTTTCTGGTTACAGAGCCGGTTTCCCTTCCTCACACCGCTGCTCGTGAAGCGAGGTTTTCCTGACTATCCCAGAAACATTCAATACGGCGACGTGATCAAGGGACTGCCTGTTCCGCCACAGTCGGCTGACGCGGTCTACTGTTCGCACGTTCTGGAGCACATGACCCTCGAAGAGTTTCGCGTCGCCGTCCGGAACGTCTTCAACTACCTGCGTCCGGGCGGAACCTTCCGGCTGGTCCTGCCTGATCTTGAACAGCTCATCAAGAGCTATGTAAACGATCCCAGTCCAGAGGCATCCTCGCGCTTCATGCGTGAGACCTACCTCGGCGAGACGAATCTCCCGCGCGGTCTCCGGGCGATGCCGACGGCCCTCTTCGGCCGCGCGCGGCATCTGTGGATGTGGGACTACAAAGGCATCGCAGAACAGCTTGCCGAGGCAGGATTCACCAACATCCGCCGCGCGCAGCTCGGGGATTCGCCGGACCCGCGCTTCAGCGAGGTCGAGTCTGAAGGACGCTGGACCGGCTGCCTCGGTGTGGACTGCAAGCGTCCCTGA
- a CDS encoding nuclease yields MKAGWFTICRLVPALFLVAVARGQQPIGTVGVQDATVAGSLEVTNGRAVLVGSTTVTAREHTAEVTLSRGGEIRVCATSGLHVTAGKSAEGTMPLMLALDRGAIEVHMSATANDVVMTPDLRFSMRVAGPLDLRIRVAPNGDTCVENRGGQAPALNIADQFGEASYVLLPDQHVLFEHGSLKEVVDHESSPCGCPPDPVVSVADGGNTSATPAAPGAAVSTKAVEEEHPFPAAISDGLAPGSAVPQAEAVHAQVTTTMSYGTSESEGGTGAPHAAASAPSGAGAGAVPIAPVPSAAPATTATAVAPVETTAQAPPPPPAPAPHGVFHSIGRFFKRLFGG; encoded by the coding sequence ATGAAGGCTGGTTGGTTCACGATCTGCCGGCTCGTTCCTGCTCTATTCCTGGTCGCCGTGGCGCGCGGGCAGCAGCCGATCGGCACGGTCGGAGTGCAGGATGCGACAGTTGCCGGCTCTCTCGAAGTGACCAATGGACGTGCGGTGCTGGTAGGGAGCACGACGGTAACGGCGCGAGAGCACACGGCTGAGGTCACGCTCAGCCGTGGCGGCGAGATTCGCGTCTGCGCTACCAGCGGATTGCACGTCACGGCAGGCAAGAGCGCAGAAGGTACCATGCCGTTGATGCTGGCACTTGATCGCGGAGCCATTGAAGTTCACATGTCCGCAACAGCAAACGATGTCGTGATGACGCCGGACCTGCGCTTTTCCATGCGCGTTGCCGGCCCGCTCGATCTGCGGATTCGCGTGGCTCCGAACGGCGATACTTGCGTGGAGAACCGAGGCGGGCAGGCTCCCGCTCTGAACATCGCAGACCAGTTTGGGGAGGCGTCGTATGTACTGCTTCCCGATCAGCACGTGTTGTTTGAGCACGGCAGCCTCAAAGAGGTAGTGGACCACGAGAGCTCGCCGTGCGGCTGTCCTCCCGATCCAGTGGTCTCGGTGGCGGACGGAGGTAACACTTCGGCCACGCCCGCCGCTCCAGGAGCCGCGGTGTCCACAAAGGCTGTCGAGGAGGAACATCCCTTCCCGGCGGCCATCAGCGACGGGCTCGCTCCAGGAAGTGCTGTGCCTCAGGCCGAGGCCGTTCACGCGCAGGTCACGACGACCATGAGCTACGGCACATCGGAAAGCGAAGGCGGGACGGGAGCGCCGCACGCTGCTGCCTCTGCTCCGTCCGGTGCCGGCGCGGGAGCCGTCCCGATAGCACCAGTCCCAAGTGCCGCCCCTGCAACGACGGCTACCGCCGTGGCGCCCGTGGAGACAACGGCCCAGGCGCCTCCGCCTCCGCCCGCCCCTGCGCCGCACGGCGTATTTCATTCGATTGGCCGCTTCTTCAAGCGGCTCTTTGGCGGCTGA
- the efp gene encoding elongation factor P, which translates to MSIPATQMRPGMIIKFKDDLHLVFSVEHRTPGNLRAFIQAKLRNIRTGAMFVERFRSPDPIERVVVDEVKMEFLYNDGDDYYFMDMESFEQTHLKRETLGDAVDYLLPNLTIAVSFHDGKAVGIELPGVVEMTVVETEPGIKSATASSVTKPAKLETGLVVQVPPFINEGEKIRVDTAEGAYMSRA; encoded by the coding sequence ATGTCGATTCCCGCTACGCAGATGCGCCCGGGCATGATTATCAAGTTCAAGGACGACCTTCACCTCGTCTTCTCCGTGGAGCATCGCACGCCCGGTAACCTCCGTGCGTTCATCCAGGCCAAGCTCCGCAATATCCGCACCGGCGCGATGTTCGTCGAGCGCTTCCGCTCGCCGGACCCCATCGAGCGCGTCGTCGTGGACGAGGTCAAGATGGAGTTCCTCTACAACGACGGGGATGACTACTACTTCATGGACATGGAGAGCTTCGAACAGACGCACCTCAAGCGCGAGACGCTCGGCGACGCGGTGGACTATCTGCTGCCGAACCTGACCATCGCCGTGAGCTTCCACGACGGCAAGGCCGTAGGCATTGAACTGCCCGGCGTCGTCGAGATGACGGTGGTCGAGACCGAGCCGGGCATCAAGTCGGCGACGGCGTCCTCCGTCACCAAGCCTGCCAAGCTCGAGACCGGGCTGGTCGTGCAGGTTCCGCCGTTCATCAACGAGGGCGAGAAGATCCGCGTCGATACCGCCGAAGGCGCGTACATGAGCCGGGCGTAA
- a CDS encoding acylphosphatase, producing MVCHYLVKGRVQGVGFRWFVQQEAAEIGLRGWVRNTDDGHVEVVAAGSPEDIADLKAALRKGSRGSRVDAVIEHELTDSEGEKLGPFEIEGAW from the coding sequence ATGGTCTGCCATTACCTCGTCAAAGGCCGCGTTCAGGGCGTCGGATTCCGCTGGTTTGTGCAGCAGGAGGCCGCGGAGATTGGCCTGCGTGGCTGGGTGCGAAATACGGACGACGGCCATGTTGAGGTGGTCGCTGCCGGCAGCCCCGAGGATATAGCCGACCTGAAAGCCGCGCTCAGGAAGGGATCGCGAGGCAGCCGTGTGGACGCTGTCATTGAACATGAATTGACCGATAGCGAAGGCGAGAAACTCGGTCCATTTGAGATTGAAGGAGCCTGGTAA
- a CDS encoding adenine phosphoribosyltransferase, with the protein MSTPINCDSLKPLIRTVPDFPKPGILFYDITTLLKDKTGFAQLIDVFAAYYIGKEIDLVLGIEARGFIFGPALAYRLNAGFVPVRKPKKLPAATARVSYDLEYGTDSLEIHLDAIQPGQRVIIVDDLLATGGTMQATVQLVRQLGGVIAGLGFAIELDFLKGRAKFPEYDVFSLLHYDE; encoded by the coding sequence ATGTCGACCCCGATCAACTGCGATTCCCTCAAGCCGCTCATCAGGACAGTTCCGGATTTTCCCAAGCCAGGCATCCTGTTCTACGACATCACGACATTGCTCAAGGACAAGACCGGCTTCGCGCAGCTGATTGATGTCTTCGCCGCCTACTACATCGGCAAGGAGATCGACCTTGTGCTGGGCATCGAGGCGCGCGGCTTCATCTTTGGCCCCGCTCTGGCTTACCGTCTCAATGCCGGGTTTGTGCCGGTGCGCAAGCCGAAGAAGCTGCCCGCAGCAACTGCACGAGTGAGCTACGACCTCGAGTACGGCACAGATTCACTGGAAATTCATCTGGACGCGATTCAGCCCGGTCAGCGCGTGATCATCGTCGATGACCTGCTGGCGACCGGCGGAACGATGCAAGCGACCGTGCAGCTAGTCAGGCAGCTTGGAGGCGTCATCGCCGGTCTGGGATTTGCGATCGAGCTAGACTTTCTGAAGGGCCGTGCGAAGTTTCCCGAGTACGACGTATTCAGCCTTTTGCACTACGACGAGTAG
- a CDS encoding lactonase family protein: MLTRRRFLVTFPAFAAVMHDAAFPFRKKPPAPPAPVFVYFGTDTSKGVSKGIYQSRFDPASGHLTPPTLAAVTPRPSYLALAPISQSGRRFLYAVNETNDSSDAVTTFAMDPKTGALRQIGQVPSGGAGPCYVSVDSTGKSAFVANYSGGTLASYRIAPDGTLSQPVDRIDFHASKFGKRGPNAARQDGPHVHSATISPDNRFLLASDLGSDDIAVFSIDPRTAQLATSDPYLFRNNRPGSGTRHVAFHPNCRWVYGICELDSTIDHYLWSTTQSTDTPKGLLVNANFHISTVAPDFTGKNTGSEVAVSPDGSFLYASNRGEDTLVVFAIRPKDGSLSVVQRIACGGKTPRHFVMDQTGRWILCGNQNSATVTVFRRDPGSGQLTGPVQTVNVDSPMFSLFA, from the coding sequence ATGCTCACGCGCCGCCGATTCCTCGTCACGTTTCCGGCCTTCGCCGCCGTAATGCATGACGCGGCTTTCCCCTTCAGGAAAAAGCCGCCTGCACCTCCGGCCCCCGTCTTTGTCTACTTTGGAACCGACACGAGCAAAGGAGTCAGCAAGGGGATCTATCAGTCGCGATTCGATCCTGCAAGCGGCCACCTTACACCTCCTACCCTTGCGGCAGTTACGCCGCGGCCCTCCTACCTTGCTCTCGCGCCAATCTCCCAGAGCGGACGCCGCTTTCTTTATGCAGTGAACGAGACGAACGACTCAAGCGATGCTGTCACGACCTTCGCCATGGATCCGAAGACAGGAGCGCTTCGGCAGATTGGGCAGGTTCCCTCCGGTGGCGCCGGTCCCTGCTACGTCTCCGTCGACTCGACCGGAAAATCCGCATTTGTAGCGAACTATTCCGGGGGTACGCTTGCGTCCTACCGGATTGCGCCCGACGGCACGCTGAGTCAACCGGTCGACCGCATCGACTTTCATGCCTCGAAGTTCGGCAAGCGTGGTCCGAACGCAGCGCGACAAGATGGGCCCCACGTCCATTCCGCCACGATCTCGCCCGACAACCGATTTCTGCTGGCAAGTGATCTTGGTTCTGACGACATTGCCGTCTTCTCGATCGATCCCCGAACCGCGCAACTGGCCACAAGCGATCCGTATCTCTTTCGCAACAACCGTCCCGGTTCCGGCACGCGCCATGTCGCGTTCCATCCCAACTGTCGCTGGGTCTACGGCATCTGCGAGCTCGATTCCACGATCGACCACTATCTGTGGTCGACGACGCAGTCCACCGACACCCCCAAGGGACTGCTGGTGAACGCGAACTTCCACATCAGCACGGTGGCTCCGGACTTTACGGGGAAGAACACAGGCTCTGAAGTCGCGGTCTCTCCGGACGGGAGCTTTCTCTACGCCAGCAACCGCGGCGAGGACACGCTTGTCGTCTTCGCCATCCGTCCCAAGGACGGCTCACTGTCAGTCGTGCAGCGCATCGCCTGCGGAGGCAAGACACCGCGCCACTTTGTGATGGACCAGACGGGGCGCTGGATCCTCTGCGGCAATCAGAACTCGGCTACGGTGACAGTCTTCCGCCGCGATCCTGGCTCGGGGCAGCTTACCGGGCCCGTTCAGACAGTCAACGTCGACTCACCCATGTTCAGTCTCTTCGCCTGA
- a CDS encoding multicopper oxidase family protein — protein sequence MSPPAYSRRDFLKAAGIIAGGPLLPHASFCQSITDAAKGSVPLNDGPADYALTIATTPVELASNRILSTKTYSGQFPGPLLRLKEGQKVTIDVHNQTDTPEQLHWHGQFVSGDVDGAAEEGTPFIPPHGSRRITFTPGPSGLRFYHTHVRAGADLNAGQYSGLVGPVYIEPRDNPGAYDREVFLTMKEFQPALSRGGDMAMDFLSPAAVVKELKDRGEQAMNASLAKGAAHGFEVGYDAFTINGRMLGHGEPIRVKQGERVLFHVLNGSAGEIRSLALPGHSFTIVAMDGNRLPRPVRVPGLWLGTAERISAIVEMNHPGVWVMGDLSDDDRHHGMGIVVEYAGYKGKPQWVAPRPFKWNYAHFGVPTDSVIEPDETFNMLFEKQNAAADGFNLWTINGVAYPSAQMMAPALFHVREGKRYRLRMRNASDDIHPIHLHRHSFELRRISGQPSSGVMKDVVMVGGFQEVEVDFVANNPGPTLFHCHQQLHMDFGFMALFDYT from the coding sequence ATGTCGCCACCTGCATATTCCCGAAGGGACTTTCTTAAAGCCGCGGGAATCATCGCCGGAGGCCCTCTGCTGCCTCATGCGAGCTTCTGCCAATCGATCACCGATGCCGCGAAGGGATCTGTTCCACTCAACGACGGCCCCGCTGACTATGCTCTAACGATTGCAACGACGCCAGTTGAGCTTGCCTCCAACCGCATCCTCTCGACGAAGACCTATAGCGGTCAGTTCCCCGGTCCGCTCCTCCGCCTTAAGGAAGGGCAGAAAGTGACGATCGATGTTCACAACCAGACGGACACACCGGAGCAGTTGCACTGGCATGGTCAGTTCGTCTCTGGAGACGTGGACGGCGCTGCAGAGGAGGGAACTCCATTTATCCCCCCCCATGGCAGCCGCCGCATCACGTTCACCCCTGGGCCTTCGGGTCTTCGCTTCTACCACACGCACGTGCGCGCAGGAGCAGACCTGAACGCAGGCCAATACAGCGGGCTGGTCGGGCCTGTCTACATCGAACCAAGGGACAATCCAGGCGCGTACGACCGCGAGGTTTTTCTGACCATGAAGGAATTTCAGCCTGCGTTGAGCCGCGGCGGCGACATGGCGATGGACTTTTTGTCACCCGCAGCCGTCGTCAAAGAACTCAAAGATAGAGGCGAACAGGCGATGAACGCGTCCCTTGCGAAGGGCGCGGCCCATGGCTTCGAGGTCGGTTATGACGCGTTCACGATCAACGGCAGAATGCTCGGCCATGGCGAGCCTATCCGGGTGAAACAGGGCGAGCGAGTGCTGTTCCATGTGTTGAATGGAAGCGCTGGAGAGATACGCAGTCTCGCACTGCCGGGCCACAGCTTCACGATTGTTGCGATGGACGGCAACCGGCTTCCCAGGCCAGTCCGCGTGCCAGGGTTGTGGCTCGGAACGGCGGAACGCATCTCAGCCATCGTTGAAATGAACCACCCCGGCGTCTGGGTGATGGGTGATCTCTCAGACGATGACCGTCATCACGGCATGGGGATCGTAGTCGAGTACGCCGGATACAAGGGGAAGCCGCAGTGGGTCGCTCCCAGGCCATTCAAATGGAACTACGCGCACTTCGGCGTTCCAACTGACTCTGTGATCGAGCCGGACGAGACCTTCAACATGCTCTTCGAAAAGCAGAACGCCGCCGCGGACGGATTCAATCTCTGGACGATCAATGGCGTTGCATATCCCTCTGCCCAGATGATGGCTCCGGCGTTATTTCACGTGCGCGAAGGCAAACGGTATCGTCTGAGGATGCGTAATGCCAGTGACGATATCCACCCGATTCACCTGCATCGGCACAGCTTCGAGCTGAGACGCATCTCAGGACAACCCAGCTCGGGCGTGATGAAGGACGTCGTGATGGTCGGAGGCTTCCAGGAGGTTGAGGTCGATTTTGTAGCCAACAATCCCGGGCCGACTCTCTTCCACTGCCACCAGCAGCTGCACATGGATTTCGGTTTCATGGCGCTGTTCGACTACACCTAG